The Claveliimonas bilis genome window below encodes:
- a CDS encoding IS3 family transposase has protein sequence MIFLALKTEDGRITGKISFYCRMLGISRQGFYKYLANKDRPWKYQDLADAMKEIISEDECNDTYGRIRMYQALLLKQPEGVHIPSERTVYRVMDQIGLSHRPKRKPNGLTKADREAMKSDDLLKRDFHSDAPLEKCITDITEIPARNGKLYVSAIFDCFDLSVLGLSMGTNMKADLCIQTLENALTAYPALEGAIIHSDRGTQYTSESYRQTIREHHIHQSMNSAGGRCHDNARCESMWARMKTELLYDRYDTRQMMVEELKALIWRYFLSYWNNRRICSANGGLPPMIKRRQYYEDLELVA, from the coding sequence ATGATCTTTCTCGCTTTGAAAACAGAGGACGGCAGGATTACCGGAAAAATTTCATTTTATTGCCGGATGCTTGGTATCAGCCGGCAGGGCTTCTATAAATATCTCGCAAACAAAGACCGTCCATGGAAGTACCAGGATCTGGCGGATGCCATGAAAGAAATCATCAGTGAGGATGAATGTAACGATACTTATGGACGGATCCGGATGTATCAGGCGCTGTTGCTGAAGCAGCCGGAGGGCGTACATATACCCAGTGAACGGACCGTATACCGGGTTATGGATCAGATCGGCCTGAGCCATCGGCCAAAGAGAAAGCCGAATGGACTTACAAAGGCAGACCGGGAAGCCATGAAATCGGATGATCTGTTGAAGCGGGATTTCCATTCAGATGCCCCATTAGAAAAATGTATTACAGATATCACGGAGATCCCGGCGCGCAATGGGAAACTGTATGTATCTGCGATTTTCGACTGCTTTGATCTTAGCGTCCTCGGTCTGTCAATGGGGACAAACATGAAAGCAGATCTGTGTATCCAAACACTGGAAAATGCCCTGACTGCATATCCCGCATTGGAAGGAGCGATCATCCACAGTGACCGTGGGACACAGTATACCAGTGAGTCTTACCGCCAGACCATCCGGGAGCACCACATCCACCAAAGCATGAACAGTGCAGGAGGACGCTGCCATGATAATGCACGCTGTGAGAGTATGTGGGCCAGAATGAAGACAGAGCTCCTTTATGACCGCTATGACACAAGGCAGATGATGGTAGAGGAATTAAAGGCGCTCATTTGGAGATACTTCCTCAGCTACTGGAATAACCGGAGGATCTGCTCTGCCAATGGCGGGCTTCCTCCCATGATAAAACGCAGACAGTATTATGAGGATTTGGAACTGGTAGCATAG
- a CDS encoding transposase, producing MARKYDHEYKVQAVKLAKEIGGAKAAKELGIPEGTIHTWLKAVRAGKLDVGEGSHTPASAMSLSEEITMLRKRVKEQDKEIRRLKEENEFLEEASAFFAASRRKSAKTRE from the coding sequence GTGGCACGTAAATATGACCATGAATACAAAGTACAGGCAGTGAAACTTGCCAAAGAAATCGGCGGCGCTAAGGCTGCTAAAGAATTAGGAATCCCTGAAGGAACCATCCATACATGGCTGAAAGCTGTAAGAGCTGGTAAGCTGGATGTTGGGGAAGGTTCCCATACCCCTGCCAGTGCAATGAGCCTGTCAGAAGAAATTACCATGCTGCGTAAGCGGGTGAAGGAGCAGGATAAAGAAATCCGCCGCCTGAAGGAAGAAAATGAATTTCTGGAGGAAGCCAGCGCTTTTTTCGCCGCCAGCCGTCGGAAGTCAGCAAAAACCAGAGAATGA
- a CDS encoding NAD(P)-dependent oxidoreductase yields MKKIAFIGLGIMGKSMARNVMKKGYELNIYARTRSKVSDLEQEGAVFYETIPACVKDADAVITIVGYPKDVEEVYFGENGILQNAKQGTYVIDMTTSSPKIAEKIDREAKERGLHALDAPVTGGDTGAKAGTLSILVGGAKEDYESCLPLFEAMGNNINYEGAAGAGQNTKLANQIMIAGTISGLCEALSYAKAKGLDLQTLLDSVATGAAGSRQLDTLAPRILKGDFAPGFFIKHFIKDMKLAASEAKSEELELNVLERVLDNYETLAEAGCEEDGTQALIKFYEKCETGKEN; encoded by the coding sequence ATGAAAAAAATAGCATTTATCGGATTAGGGATCATGGGAAAATCCATGGCCAGAAACGTGATGAAAAAAGGATATGAACTTAATATTTATGCAAGGACCAGAAGCAAGGTGTCTGATCTGGAGCAGGAGGGAGCTGTATTTTACGAGACGATTCCGGCGTGTGTGAAAGATGCAGATGCGGTGATTACGATCGTAGGTTATCCGAAAGATGTGGAGGAAGTTTATTTTGGAGAAAATGGTATTTTGCAGAATGCGAAACAGGGAACCTATGTCATTGATATGACAACTTCCAGTCCGAAGATCGCAGAAAAGATTGACAGAGAGGCCAAAGAGAGAGGTCTTCATGCGCTGGATGCACCGGTGACAGGAGGAGACACAGGGGCAAAAGCAGGAACGCTTTCCATACTGGTGGGAGGAGCGAAGGAAGATTACGAGTCCTGTCTGCCGCTGTTTGAAGCAATGGGAAATAATATCAATTATGAAGGAGCGGCAGGAGCAGGACAAAATACAAAACTTGCGAACCAGATCATGATAGCAGGAACCATATCCGGACTCTGCGAAGCTTTAAGCTATGCAAAGGCCAAGGGCCTTGATCTTCAGACTCTCCTTGATTCGGTGGCAACGGGAGCAGCGGGAAGCCGTCAGCTTGATACCCTTGCCCCCAGGATATTAAAAGGGGATTTTGCTCCGGGATTTTTTATCAAGCATTTTATCAAGGATATGAAGCTGGCCGCCAGCGAGGCGAAGAGCGAGGAGCTGGAGCTGAACGTACTGGAAAGGGTGCTGGACAATTATGAAACGCTTGCAGAGGCAGGCTGTGAAGAGGACGGCACACAGGCCCTGATTAAATTTTATGAGAAATGTGAAACAGGAAAGGAAAATTAA
- a CDS encoding MBL fold metallo-hydrolase: MKLTILGTGNAAVTECYNTCFAFSDGDRHFLVDAGGGNQILKRLKDAGIPLSQIHDIFITHEHIDHLLGLIWLVRMIGQNMNKGKYEGNLNIYCHEDLIPVIRTITDLTIQKKVTKHIGERILLTPVAHGETREILDCPVTFFDIYSTKAKQYGFTMMLPGNVKFTCAGDEPYNEKDYEFAKDSDWLMHEAFCLYSEADEFGPYEKHHSTVKEACQTAEELKIPNLILYHTEDKNIARRKELYTEEGKEYYHGNLYVPDDMEVFEL, encoded by the coding sequence ATGAAGCTTACAATTTTAGGAACCGGAAATGCAGCTGTTACGGAATGCTACAATACATGCTTTGCATTTTCAGATGGAGACAGGCACTTTTTGGTAGATGCAGGGGGCGGAAATCAGATCCTGAAGCGTTTGAAAGACGCAGGAATACCGCTGTCCCAGATCCACGATATTTTCATTACTCATGAACATATTGATCATCTTCTGGGGCTGATCTGGCTTGTACGGATGATCGGGCAGAATATGAATAAAGGCAAATATGAGGGAAATTTGAATATCTATTGCCATGAAGATTTGATTCCGGTTATCAGGACGATCACTGATCTGACTATACAGAAAAAAGTAACAAAGCATATCGGAGAGAGAATCCTCCTTACTCCGGTGGCTCATGGAGAGACAAGAGAAATTCTGGACTGTCCGGTAACTTTCTTTGATATTTACTCCACAAAAGCAAAACAGTACGGCTTTACTATGATGCTTCCGGGAAATGTGAAATTTACCTGCGCAGGGGACGAGCCGTATAATGAGAAGGATTATGAGTTCGCAAAGGACAGTGACTGGCTGATGCATGAGGCGTTCTGCCTGTACAGCGAGGCGGATGAATTTGGCCCTTACGAAAAACATCACAGTACGGTAAAAGAGGCGTGCCAGACAGCAGAAGAGCTGAAAATCCCGAATTTGATCCTCTATCATACTGAGGATAAGAATATCGCAAGGCGCAAAGAGCTTTATACAGAAGAAGGAAAAGAGTACTATCACGGTAATCTGTATGTGCCGGATGATATGGAAGTATTTGAATTATAA
- a CDS encoding ABC transporter permease, translating into MSDLSTAQLNYLNKQKKYTRIVQISRIFLLLAFLFIWEFSANIGLIDSFIFSSPSKIALCFWDMLKDHSIFTHIGVTLYETIVSFALVIAISLLMAVALWLSPRLSEVLDPYIVVLNSLPKSALAPLLIVWLGATTTTIIVAGMSVAIFGSILNLHTAFKTVDPEKIKLIYTLHGNRFHALTKAVIPSSIPAVISTMKVNIGLCLVGVIIGEFLAAREGLGYLIIYASQTFKLDWLLMSIVLLCIMAMGLYSLINLLERWYRKRV; encoded by the coding sequence ATGAGTGATTTATCTACTGCACAATTAAACTATCTGAACAAACAGAAAAAATATACCCGGATCGTGCAGATTTCCCGGATTTTTCTTTTGCTTGCCTTTCTGTTCATCTGGGAATTCAGCGCAAACATCGGTCTGATCGACTCTTTTATCTTCAGCAGCCCTTCAAAAATCGCACTGTGTTTTTGGGATATGCTGAAAGATCACAGTATTTTTACACATATAGGAGTAACTCTCTATGAGACAATTGTCAGTTTTGCCCTTGTAATTGCCATCAGCCTTCTGATGGCAGTTGCTCTTTGGCTTAGTCCCCGCCTCTCTGAGGTACTGGATCCCTACATCGTGGTACTGAACAGCCTGCCGAAATCCGCCCTTGCTCCCCTTTTGATCGTATGGCTTGGCGCAACTACAACAACCATTATTGTAGCCGGAATGTCTGTGGCGATCTTCGGAAGTATATTAAACCTTCACACCGCCTTCAAGACCGTGGATCCGGAAAAGATCAAACTGATCTACACCCTGCACGGAAACCGTTTTCACGCTCTTACAAAGGCTGTCATTCCAAGTTCCATTCCTGCTGTCATCAGCACCATGAAGGTTAACATCGGCCTTTGTCTGGTAGGAGTGATCATCGGCGAGTTTCTGGCTGCCAGAGAGGGGCTTGGTTATCTGATCATATACGCCAGCCAGACCTTCAAGCTTGACTGGCTTCTCATGTCTATCGTGCTTTTGTGTATCATGGCAATGGGGTTGTATTCGCTGATCAATCTTCTGGAAAGATGGTATCGAAAGCGGGTATGA
- a CDS encoding ABC transporter ATP-binding protein, whose translation MEEILELKHIYYSYHTMDGETPALTDISFSMKEGEFVAVVGPSGCGKSTLLSLIAGLLEPERGLIKIKGKYLRESTTNIGYMLQHDQLFEWRTIYNNVILGLEVQHMLTTKSKEKAHELLDTYGLKQFENSRPSELSGGMRQRAALVRTLVLEPDILLLDEPFSALDYQTRLHVGDDIGQIIRKEKKTAILVTHDLSEAVSLADRVIILSPRPASIKQTLSLVFHLDEDTPLKRRDAPEFKTYFNLIWKELNSNE comes from the coding sequence ATGGAAGAAATTTTAGAACTGAAACATATCTATTATTCTTATCACACAATGGATGGCGAAACACCGGCTCTTACCGATATTTCTTTCAGCATGAAAGAAGGAGAATTTGTGGCTGTCGTCGGCCCTTCCGGCTGTGGCAAATCCACATTGCTCTCTCTGATCGCCGGACTTTTGGAACCCGAAAGAGGACTGATTAAGATCAAAGGAAAATATCTCCGGGAAAGCACAACAAATATTGGCTATATGCTCCAGCATGATCAGCTCTTTGAGTGGCGCACTATCTACAACAATGTCATTTTAGGGCTGGAAGTGCAGCATATGCTGACGACAAAATCCAAAGAGAAAGCCCACGAACTCTTGGATACTTACGGTCTGAAACAGTTTGAAAATTCCAGGCCTTCCGAACTGTCCGGAGGAATGCGGCAAAGGGCTGCTCTCGTCCGCACGCTTGTACTTGAACCTGATATCCTTCTTCTGGATGAACCGTTCTCGGCTCTTGACTATCAGACCCGGCTTCATGTCGGCGACGATATCGGCCAGATCATACGAAAGGAAAAGAAAACTGCCATCTTAGTAACCCACGATTTATCAGAGGCCGTTTCGCTGGCAGACAGAGTCATTATCTTAAGCCCCCGCCCGGCGTCCATCAAACAAACCCTCTCTCTTGTCTTTCATCTGGATGAGGATACCCCGCTGAAACGGAGAGATGCACCGGAATTTAAAACCTATTTTAATCTGATCTGGAAGGAATTGAACAGCAATGAGTGA
- a CDS encoding epoxyqueuosine reductase QueH: protein MNYQRELDMLLAKLEKSGEVPRLLLHSCCAPCSSYVLEYLSDYFEITVFYYNPNIFPESEYTKRILEQQTLIGEMQVKYPISFLAGHYDREKFYKMAEGLEHLKEGGERCLKCYELRLRESAQIAKKGGFDYFTTTLTISPLKNADRLNEIGKKMEEEYGVTYLQSDFKKKNGYKRSIELSKEFNLYRQDYCGCEFSLAEAQKRRNYEK, encoded by the coding sequence ATGAATTACCAAAGAGAGCTGGATATGCTGCTGGCAAAGCTGGAAAAAAGCGGGGAAGTTCCCAGGCTTTTGCTTCACAGCTGCTGTGCGCCCTGCAGCAGTTATGTGCTGGAATATTTAAGTGATTATTTTGAAATCACTGTATTTTATTATAATCCGAATATTTTTCCGGAAAGTGAATATACCAAAAGGATTCTGGAACAACAGACGCTGATCGGAGAGATGCAGGTAAAATATCCGATATCTTTTCTTGCAGGGCACTATGACAGGGAGAAGTTTTATAAGATGGCAGAAGGGCTGGAACACCTCAAGGAAGGTGGAGAGCGCTGTCTGAAATGCTATGAACTGCGTCTTAGGGAGTCGGCACAGATCGCGAAGAAGGGCGGATTTGATTATTTTACGACCACGCTTACCATCAGTCCTTTGAAAAATGCAGACCGGCTTAATGAAATCGGCAAGAAAATGGAAGAAGAATATGGCGTTACGTATCTTCAGTCTGATTTCAAGAAGAAAAATGGTTATAAAAGATCCATAGAACTTTCAAAAGAATTTAACCTGTATCGTCAGGACTATTGTGGATGTGAATTTTCTCTGGCAGAGGCCCAGAAAAGAAGGAATTATGAAAAATAA
- the argH gene encoding argininosuccinate lyase — protein MAQLWGGRFTKETDQLVYNFNASISFDKKLYAHDIEGSIAHVMMLARQGVLSDAEKEDIIAGLQGIRSDVEKGKLEITDEYEDIHSFVEAELTRRIGEAGKKLHTGRSRNDQVAVDMKLYTRDEVRQMNSLIKEMLHTLLSIMEENTETFMPGFTHLQKAQPITLAHHMGAYFEMFKRDHERMVDICRRMDTCPLGSGALAGTTYPLDREYTARLLGFSGPTLNSMDGVSDRDYLIEFLSALSMVMMHLSRFSEEVIIWNTNEYQFVEIDDAYSTGSSIMPQKKNPDIAELVRGKTGRVYGALMSLLTTMKGIPLAYNKDMQEDKELVFDAIDTAKGCLSLFTGMLRTMKFNRKKMAESARHGFTNATDAADYLVGKGVPFRDAHGIVGQLVLYCIDKGIALDDMSLEEYRQISPVFEEDIYDAISMETCVNKRVTIGAPGKAAMQDVIGKYKKYLEGYGDDRI, from the coding sequence ATGGCGCAGTTATGGGGCGGTCGATTTACAAAAGAAACAGATCAGTTAGTATATAATTTTAATGCTTCCATTTCTTTCGATAAAAAGCTGTATGCTCATGATATTGAGGGAAGCATTGCACATGTGATGATGCTGGCAAGGCAAGGGGTCTTGAGTGATGCAGAAAAGGAAGATATTATAGCAGGACTTCAGGGAATCCGGTCAGATGTGGAAAAAGGAAAACTGGAGATTACAGACGAATATGAGGACATTCACAGCTTTGTGGAGGCAGAGCTGACCAGGCGGATCGGAGAGGCAGGGAAAAAGCTTCACACAGGGCGGAGCAGGAACGATCAGGTAGCGGTTGATATGAAGCTTTATACAAGAGATGAAGTAAGGCAGATGAACAGCCTGATCAAGGAAATGCTGCATACGCTGCTTTCCATCATGGAAGAAAATACGGAAACTTTTATGCCGGGATTTACCCATCTGCAGAAAGCACAGCCGATTACGCTGGCTCACCATATGGGAGCATATTTTGAAATGTTCAAAAGGGATCATGAGCGTATGGTGGATATTTGCCGCAGGATGGATACCTGCCCCTTAGGTTCAGGAGCGCTGGCAGGGACAACTTATCCTCTTGACCGGGAATATACAGCGAGGCTTTTAGGATTTAGCGGACCGACACTCAACAGTATGGACGGAGTGTCAGACAGAGATTATCTGATTGAGTTTTTATCTGCCCTGTCTATGGTCATGATGCATTTGAGCAGGTTTTCAGAAGAAGTCATTATCTGGAATACGAATGAGTATCAGTTTGTGGAAATCGATGATGCATACAGCACAGGAAGCAGTATTATGCCCCAGAAGAAAAATCCGGATATTGCCGAGCTGGTACGTGGAAAGACGGGAAGGGTTTATGGCGCTTTGATGTCTCTTCTTACGACTATGAAGGGGATTCCTCTTGCTTATAACAAAGATATGCAGGAAGATAAAGAACTTGTATTTGACGCTATTGATACGGCAAAAGGCTGTCTGTCCCTGTTTACAGGTATGCTTAGAACTATGAAATTCAACCGGAAGAAAATGGCGGAAAGCGCAAGGCATGGATTTACCAATGCTACGGATGCAGCTGATTATCTGGTAGGCAAAGGTGTGCCCTTCCGGGATGCTCACGGCATTGTGGGACAGCTGGTTCTGTATTGTATCGATAAAGGAATTGCCCTGGATGATATGTCCCTGGAGGAATACAGGCAGATATCTCCGGTCTTTGAGGAAGATATTTACGATGCCATCAGCATGGAAACCTGTGTCAATAAGAGAGTGACAATAGGAGCACCCGGAAAGGCTGCTATGCAGGATGTGATCGGGAAATATAAAAAATATCTGGAAGGCTATGGGGATGACCGCATCTGA
- the asd gene encoding aspartate-semialdehyde dehydrogenase: MEQKLRVGILGATGMVGQRFISLLENHPWFEVVTVAASPRSAGKTYEEAVGGRWKMDTPMPEAVKKLTVLNVNEVEKVAATVDFVFSAVDMTKEEIKAIEEEYAKTETPVVSNNSAHRWTPDVPMVVPEINPEHFDVIESQKKRLGTTRGFIAVKPNCSIQSYAPCLAAWKEFGPKELVVTTYQAISGAGKTFKDWPEMDGNIIPYIGGEEEKSEKEPLRVLGRVENGEIVMADAPKITCQCVRVPVLNGHTAAVFINFEKKPSKEELIEKLVSFRGFPQEADLPSAPKQFIQYLEEDNRPQVSLDVDYERGMGVSIGRLREDSIYDYKFIGLSHNTVRGAAGGAVLCAETLTAKGFIQAK, encoded by the coding sequence ATGGAACAGAAATTAAGAGTAGGCATTTTGGGAGCGACAGGTATGGTAGGACAGCGTTTTATTTCTCTGCTGGAAAATCATCCCTGGTTTGAGGTAGTAACAGTAGCGGCAAGCCCGCGTTCTGCCGGAAAAACATATGAGGAGGCAGTGGGAGGAAGATGGAAGATGGATACTCCCATGCCGGAGGCGGTAAAAAAACTGACAGTACTTAATGTAAATGAAGTGGAAAAAGTTGCAGCGACTGTAGATTTTGTTTTCAGCGCTGTTGATATGACAAAAGAAGAGATCAAAGCGATCGAGGAGGAGTATGCAAAGACGGAGACTCCTGTGGTATCCAATAACAGCGCCCATCGCTGGACTCCGGATGTGCCGATGGTAGTTCCGGAAATCAATCCGGAACATTTTGACGTCATCGAATCACAGAAAAAGAGGCTGGGAACAACAAGAGGATTTATTGCTGTAAAGCCAAACTGCTCGATCCAAAGTTACGCACCCTGCCTTGCTGCATGGAAGGAATTTGGTCCTAAGGAACTTGTTGTTACTACATATCAGGCGATTTCCGGTGCAGGAAAAACATTTAAGGACTGGCCGGAGATGGACGGCAATATTATTCCCTATATTGGCGGAGAGGAAGAAAAAAGTGAAAAGGAACCTTTACGTGTTCTTGGCCGGGTAGAAAACGGCGAGATCGTTATGGCAGATGCCCCGAAGATTACATGCCAGTGTGTGCGAGTTCCTGTTTTAAACGGGCATACGGCTGCAGTATTTATTAATTTTGAGAAGAAACCTTCAAAAGAGGAACTGATCGAGAAGCTGGTAAGCTTCCGGGGATTTCCGCAGGAGGCTGATCTTCCGAGTGCGCCGAAGCAGTTTATCCAGTATCTGGAGGAGGACAACCGTCCGCAGGTAAGCCTTGACGTTGACTATGAAAGAGGAATGGGTGTATCCATCGGACGTCTGCGGGAGGATTCAATTTATGATTATAAATTTATCGGTCTGTCCCACAATACAGTACGCGGCGCTGCCGGCGGCGCAGTGCTGTGTGCGGAAACACTGACTGCAAAAGGATTTATCCAGGCGAAATAG
- a CDS encoding ATP-binding protein, which produces MIRKIIQIDEEKCNGCGLCADACHEGAIEMVNGKAKLMRDDYCDGLGDCLPTCPTNAISFVEREAAAYDEEAVKRHLSSRKTSSNRSTANTSPVESQLRQWPVQIKLAPVNAPYFDGAHLLIAADCTAYAYGNFHQDFIRGKVTLIGCPKLDAVDYTEKLTDIIKNNNIKDVTIVRMEVPCCGGIEHAAAEALKNSGKWIPWQVVTISIEGDILD; this is translated from the coding sequence ATGATACGTAAAATCATTCAGATTGATGAAGAAAAATGCAACGGATGCGGGCTTTGTGCCGATGCCTGCCATGAAGGCGCCATTGAAATGGTAAACGGCAAGGCAAAGCTGATGCGCGACGATTACTGTGACGGCTTAGGCGACTGTCTTCCGACCTGTCCCACTAATGCCATTTCCTTTGTTGAAAGGGAAGCGGCAGCCTATGATGAAGAGGCAGTGAAACGCCACCTTTCCAGTCGAAAAACTTCTTCCAACAGAAGCACAGCGAACACATCGCCGGTGGAATCCCAGCTTCGCCAATGGCCGGTACAGATCAAACTGGCTCCTGTCAACGCCCCTTACTTTGACGGCGCACATCTTCTGATCGCCGCTGACTGCACCGCATATGCTTACGGAAACTTCCATCAGGATTTCATCCGCGGCAAAGTCACTTTGATCGGCTGCCCAAAACTGGACGCAGTAGATTATACCGAAAAACTGACAGACATTATCAAAAATAACAATATAAAAGATGTCACCATCGTCCGCATGGAAGTTCCCTGCTGCGGCGGAATCGAACATGCTGCTGCAGAAGCACTGAAAAACAGCGGGAAATGGATTCCCTGGCAGGTTGTAACCATCTCCATCGAAGGGGACATTCTGGACTAA
- a CDS encoding Crp/Fnr family transcriptional regulator: MDDVIKMLLVSPLFQGIPEEKMMEVLRCLDARWADFEKGQQLFRQGTSLKAAGFLVEGSLSLEREDFWGNRSILAVVRQGEIFGEVYACRQEKRLNINITALEKASVLFLNLETILESQKFPEDIRTVLLGNLVGILADKTYYMSRKAEFLSARTTREKLMSYLSAQAQETGKTEFQIPFNRQEMADFLSVERSAMCRELGKMRREGIVSFSKKQFCLKGKAKEE, translated from the coding sequence ATGGATGATGTTATAAAAATGCTGTTGGTATCACCCTTGTTTCAGGGCATACCTGAAGAAAAAATGATGGAAGTTCTTCGGTGCCTTGATGCAAGATGGGCAGACTTTGAAAAAGGACAGCAGCTTTTCAGACAGGGAACTTCTCTGAAAGCAGCCGGATTCCTGGTAGAAGGGAGCCTGTCTCTGGAGAGGGAAGATTTCTGGGGCAACAGAAGCATTCTTGCAGTCGTAAGGCAGGGGGAGATCTTCGGAGAAGTGTACGCCTGCAGGCAGGAAAAGAGGCTGAATATCAATATTACAGCTCTGGAAAAAGCCAGCGTTTTATTTTTAAATCTTGAAACAATACTTGAGAGTCAAAAATTCCCGGAGGATATAAGGACTGTGCTCCTTGGAAATCTTGTGGGTATCCTGGCGGATAAAACATATTACATGTCACGAAAAGCAGAGTTTTTAAGTGCAAGGACAACGAGAGAAAAACTGATGAGTTATCTGTCGGCTCAGGCGCAGGAGACAGGTAAGACCGAGTTTCAGATTCCTTTTAACAGACAGGAGATGGCAGATTTTTTATCTGTTGAGAGAAGCGCCATGTGCAGGGAGCTTGGCAAAATGAGGCGGGAAGGCATTGTAAGCTTTTCCAAAAAGCAATTCTGCCTGAAAGGAAAGGCAAAGGAGGAGTAA